The Mycolicibacterium duvalii DNA window CCGGGATCGGCCGCGGCATCGCGGCACGGTTCGCGGCCGAGGGGGCCGGGGTGCTCATCGCCGACGTGCGCGACGACCTCGGCGCGGCGCTGTCGGAGGAACTCAATGCCGCCGGCGGGCGCACCGTGTACCGCCACACCGACGTCGGTGACCAGGCTCAGGTGGCCGCGCTGGTGGACGCCGCTGTCGCCGAGTTCGGCGGACTGCACGTCATGGTCAACAACGCCGGCATCTCCAGTCCGTTGAAGAAGGGCCTGTTCCACGAAGACCTCGAGGAGTTCGACCGGGTCATGCGTGTCAACCTGCTCGGCGTGATGGCCGGCACGCGCGACGCCGGGCGCCACATGGCCGAGCACGGCGGCGGTTCGATCATCAACCTGGGCTCGATCGGCGGTATCCAGGCCGGCGGGGGAGTGTCGAGCTATCGGGCGTCCAAGGCCGCGATCATCCACTTCACCAAATGTGCCGCGATCGAACTCGCGCATTACGAGATTCGCGTGAATTGCCTTGCCCCCGGCAATATCCCGACCCCGATTCTGGCGTCGTCGGCCACCGACGAGGACCGGGCGCGACTGGAGAAGTTCGAGGCCAGGATTCGACAACAGATGCGTGACGATCGTCCGCTCAAACGGGAGGGCACCGCCGAAGACGTGGCCGAGGCGGCTTTGTACTTCGCCACCGATCGGTCGCGATACGTCACCGGAACCGTGCTCCCCGTCGACGGTGGCACCGTCGCCGGGAAGGTGATCGTCCGCAAGACCGCCTCCGTCGGGGAGT harbors:
- a CDS encoding SDR family NAD(P)-dependent oxidoreductase, whose amino-acid sequence is MMTELSGKVVIVTGGASGIGRGIAARFAAEGAGVLIADVRDDLGAALSEELNAAGGRTVYRHTDVGDQAQVAALVDAAVAEFGGLHVMVNNAGISSPLKKGLFHEDLEEFDRVMRVNLLGVMAGTRDAGRHMAEHGGGSIINLGSIGGIQAGGGVSSYRASKAAIIHFTKCAAIELAHYEIRVNCLAPGNIPTPILASSATDEDRARLEKFEARIRQQMRDDRPLKREGTAEDVAEAALYFATDRSRYVTGTVLPVDGGTVAGKVIVRKTASVGES